One part of the Novipirellula aureliae genome encodes these proteins:
- a CDS encoding RNA polymerase sigma factor, with protein sequence MTKSTPRVNCTARKEGCAPTVRTLFDAEEAPLLRYAFSLVGRRAVAEDIVQEAFLQLHIHWDDIESPRAWLFRSVRNRVYNYVRDNRREVLSSDNGDTQSQGVHDESPDAMMLRIEASGSLNQMLEELDEDDRQLVKLKYFDGLKYREISEATGLSISNVGYRLHHILNDLAAKLRPLGFEKIS encoded by the coding sequence ATGACGAAATCGACTCCCCGAGTCAATTGCACCGCCCGGAAAGAGGGGTGCGCGCCAACGGTACGGACTTTGTTCGATGCCGAAGAGGCGCCGTTGTTGCGGTATGCGTTTTCGTTGGTCGGCCGGCGTGCTGTGGCCGAGGACATTGTGCAAGAAGCCTTCTTGCAGCTGCATATTCATTGGGACGATATCGAATCGCCCCGAGCGTGGTTGTTCCGAAGTGTACGTAATCGCGTCTACAACTATGTGCGTGATAACCGACGTGAAGTGCTCAGTAGTGACAATGGCGACACGCAATCACAGGGTGTCCACGACGAGTCGCCCGACGCAATGATGTTGCGCATCGAGGCCTCGGGGTCTCTCAACCAGATGCTCGAAGAACTCGACGAGGATGATCGTCAATTGGTGAAGTTGAAGTATTTTGACGGCCTCAAGTATCGCGAGATCAGCGAAGCGACGGGGCTCAGTATCAGCAACGTCGGATACCGTTTGCACCACATTTTGAATGATCTGGCAGCTAAGTTGCGACCGCTAGGATTCGAAAAAATCTCATGA